Proteins from a single region of Streptomyces sp. HUAS 15-9:
- the pyrR gene encoding bifunctional pyr operon transcriptional regulator/uracil phosphoribosyltransferase PyrR has product MDNKQDTQASDARPVLEGPDIARVLTRIAHEIVERAKGADDVVLLGIPTRGVYLAQRLAAKLEDVTDRKIPVGSLDITMYRDDLRMHPPRALARTDIPGEGIDGRLVVLVDDVLFSGRTIRAALDALNDIGRPRAVQLAVLVDRGHRELPIRADYVGKNLPTSLRETVKVQLAEEDGRDTVLLGAKPAAPGEQQ; this is encoded by the coding sequence ATGGACAACAAGCAGGACACACAAGCGTCCGATGCGCGGCCCGTTCTCGAAGGGCCCGACATCGCACGGGTGTTGACCCGTATCGCCCACGAGATCGTCGAGCGCGCCAAGGGCGCCGACGACGTGGTGCTCCTCGGCATTCCGACCCGGGGCGTCTACCTCGCCCAGCGGCTCGCTGCCAAGCTCGAGGACGTCACCGACCGCAAGATCCCGGTCGGCTCCCTCGACATCACCATGTACCGCGACGACCTGCGCATGCACCCGCCGCGTGCGCTGGCCCGCACCGACATCCCCGGTGAGGGCATCGACGGCCGACTGGTCGTCCTCGTCGACGACGTGCTCTTCTCCGGCCGCACGATCCGCGCCGCCCTCGACGCCCTGAACGACATCGGGCGCCCCCGGGCGGTCCAGCTCGCGGTCCTCGTCGACCGCGGCCACCGCGAACTGCCCATCCGCGCCGACTATGTCGGCAAGAACCTCCCCACGTCGCTGCGGGAGACGGTCAAGGTCCAGCTCGCCGAGGAGGACGGTCGCGACACCGTGCTGCTCGGTGCGAAGCCGGCCGCCCCGGGCGAGCAGCAGTAG
- a CDS encoding aminopeptidase P family protein, with product MSEVYAARRARLKERCNAGGSPAALVSCPANVRYLAGASPQGAVLLLGRREDLLVCADPPDDRPCEGRPDDNLRVHILSGRGGDPAVAAAGLATAQDADSMAVEEHHLTVSRHRALASTAPELRLADLGGAVEQLRVVKDEEEISCLRIGAEIADQALGELLESILVGRTERHLALELERRLVDHGADGPGFPTSVATGPNSGRRGHRPTDRRVEEGDFLSVCLGATYRGYRCEIGRTFVIGTSPADWQIELYDLVFAAQRAGREALAPGAAYRDVDRAARQILDSAGYGEGLQPLTGHGVGLEIDEDPQLAPAAMGKLDACVPVTVEPGVHLPGRGGVRIDDTLVVRPEADGGPELLTITTKELLAL from the coding sequence ATGTCAGAGGTGTACGCGGCCCGCCGAGCCAGGCTCAAAGAACGCTGCAACGCCGGCGGCAGCCCCGCCGCGCTGGTGTCATGCCCCGCCAACGTGCGGTACCTCGCGGGCGCGTCCCCGCAGGGTGCCGTGTTGCTGCTCGGCAGACGCGAGGATCTCCTGGTGTGTGCCGACCCGCCCGACGACCGCCCCTGTGAAGGGCGGCCGGACGACAACCTGAGGGTGCACATCCTGTCCGGCAGGGGAGGCGACCCGGCGGTCGCGGCAGCCGGGCTGGCCACGGCCCAGGACGCCGACTCCATGGCCGTCGAGGAACACCACCTCACGGTCAGCCGCCACCGAGCGCTCGCCTCGACCGCCCCCGAACTGCGCCTCGCCGACCTCGGCGGAGCCGTCGAGCAGCTCCGGGTGGTCAAGGACGAGGAGGAGATCTCCTGCCTGCGCATCGGCGCCGAGATCGCCGACCAGGCGCTGGGCGAACTCCTGGAGTCCATCCTGGTCGGCCGCACCGAACGGCACCTCGCCCTGGAACTGGAGCGGCGGCTCGTCGACCACGGCGCCGACGGCCCGGGCTTCCCCACCTCCGTGGCCACCGGGCCGAACTCCGGCCGCCGTGGCCACCGCCCCACCGACCGGCGCGTCGAGGAGGGCGACTTCCTCTCCGTCTGCCTGGGCGCCACCTATCGCGGCTATCGCTGCGAGATCGGCCGTACCTTCGTCATCGGCACGTCGCCCGCCGACTGGCAGATCGAGCTGTACGATCTGGTCTTCGCCGCTCAGCGCGCCGGACGGGAGGCCCTGGCACCCGGTGCGGCCTACCGTGACGTGGACCGGGCCGCACGGCAGATACTGGATTCGGCAGGGTACGGAGAAGGCCTGCAGCCGCTCACGGGACATGGGGTAGGACTCGAAATCGACGAGGACCCGCAGTTGGCTCCCGCAGCCATGGGTAAACTGGACGCTTGCGTGCCGGTCACCGTCGAACCGGGGGTCCACCTCCCGGGCCGGGGCGGTGTCCGGATCGATGACACGCTCGTCGTACGCCCCGAGGCGGACGGCGGACCCGAGCTACTCACCATCACGACCAAGGAGCTGCTCGCCCTCTAG
- the aroC gene encoding chorismate synthase, translated as MSRLRWLTAGESHGPALVATLEGLPAGVPITTEMVADHLARRRLGYGRGARMKFERDEVTFLGGVRHGLTLGSPVAIMVGNSEWPKWEQVMAADPVDPEILAGLARNAPLTRPRPGHADLAGMQKYDFDDARPILERASARETAARVALGAVARSYLKETAGIEIVSHVVELCSVKAPQGVYPTPADVEKLDADPLRCLDADASKAMVAEVDQAHKDGDTLGGVVEVLAYGVPVGLGSHVHWDRKLDARLAGALMGIQAIKGVELGDGFELARVPGSKAHDEIVGTPEGIRRVSGRSGGTEGGLTTGELLRVRAAMKPIATVPRALRTVDVATGEATQAHHQRSDVSAVPAAGIVAEAMVALVLADAVAEKFGGDSVTETRRNVQSYLDNLAIR; from the coding sequence TTGAGCAGGCTGCGTTGGCTGACCGCGGGGGAGTCCCACGGTCCCGCACTTGTCGCGACGCTGGAGGGCCTTCCCGCCGGCGTGCCGATCACCACGGAGATGGTCGCCGACCACCTCGCTCGGCGGCGGCTCGGCTATGGGCGCGGTGCGCGGATGAAGTTCGAGCGCGACGAGGTCACCTTCCTCGGCGGGGTCCGTCACGGCCTCACCCTGGGCTCCCCGGTCGCGATCATGGTCGGCAACAGCGAGTGGCCCAAGTGGGAGCAGGTCATGGCGGCCGACCCGGTGGACCCGGAGATCCTCGCCGGGCTCGCCCGCAACGCTCCGCTGACCCGTCCGCGTCCCGGTCACGCGGACCTCGCGGGCATGCAGAAGTACGACTTCGACGATGCCCGGCCGATCCTGGAACGTGCCTCGGCGCGTGAGACGGCGGCCCGCGTGGCGCTCGGCGCGGTCGCCCGGTCGTACCTGAAGGAGACGGCGGGCATCGAGATCGTCTCGCACGTCGTCGAGCTGTGCTCCGTGAAGGCTCCGCAGGGTGTGTACCCCACCCCGGCGGACGTCGAGAAGCTGGACGCCGACCCGCTGCGCTGCCTGGACGCGGACGCGTCGAAGGCGATGGTCGCGGAGGTCGACCAGGCCCACAAGGACGGCGACACCCTCGGCGGCGTGGTCGAGGTGCTGGCGTACGGCGTTCCGGTGGGCCTCGGTTCGCATGTGCACTGGGACCGCAAGCTGGACGCCCGGCTGGCCGGTGCCCTGATGGGCATTCAGGCGATCAAGGGTGTCGAGCTCGGCGACGGCTTCGAGCTGGCCCGGGTCCCGGGTTCGAAGGCGCACGACGAGATCGTCGGCACGCCCGAGGGCATCCGCCGTGTCTCCGGCCGCTCCGGCGGCACCGAGGGCGGCCTGACCACCGGTGAGCTGCTGCGCGTGCGGGCCGCGATGAAGCCGATCGCGACCGTGCCCCGGGCGCTGCGGACCGTGGACGTGGCGACCGGCGAAGCCACCCAGGCCCACCACCAGCGCTCCGACGTCTCCGCCGTGCCGGCCGCGGGCATCGTCGCCGAGGCGATGGTCGCCCTCGTCCTCGCCGACGCGGTGGCGGAGAAGTTCGGCGGCGACTCGGTCACCGAGACCCGCCGCAACGTGCAGTCGTACCTCGACAACCTGGCGATCCGGTGA
- the efp gene encoding elongation factor P — translation MASTNDLKNGLVLKLEGGQLWSVVEFQHVKPGKGPAFVRTKLKNVLSGKVVDKTFNAGVKVETATVDKRDMQFSYMDGEYFVFMDMDTYDQLHIDRKTVGDAANFLIEGFTAVVAQHEGEVLFVELPAAVELTIQETEPGVQGDRSTGGTKPAILETGHQIQVPLFITTGEKIKVDTRTSDYLGRVNS, via the coding sequence GTGGCTTCCACGAACGACCTCAAGAACGGCCTGGTGCTCAAGCTCGAAGGCGGCCAGCTCTGGTCCGTCGTCGAGTTCCAGCACGTCAAGCCCGGCAAGGGCCCCGCTTTCGTGCGCACCAAGCTCAAGAACGTGCTGTCCGGCAAGGTGGTCGACAAGACCTTCAACGCCGGCGTCAAGGTCGAGACGGCCACTGTCGACAAGCGCGACATGCAGTTCTCGTACATGGACGGCGAGTACTTCGTCTTCATGGACATGGACACGTACGACCAGCTGCACATCGACCGGAAGACCGTCGGCGACGCCGCGAACTTCCTGATCGAGGGCTTCACGGCCGTCGTCGCCCAGCACGAAGGCGAGGTGCTCTTCGTCGAGCTCCCGGCCGCCGTCGAGCTGACCATCCAGGAGACCGAGCCGGGCGTCCAGGGCGACCGCTCCACCGGTGGCACCAAGCCCGCCATCCTGGAGACCGGTCACCAGATCCAGGTCCCGCTCTTCATCACCACCGGTGAGAAGATCAAGGTCGACACCCGTACGAGCGACTACCTCGGCCGGGTGAACAGCTAA
- a CDS encoding ATP-binding protein: MQHAVGSPLPPPPQPGQGPAAGWSPAAHHPGPHHPGTHQGPAPVPPPPPAPGFTGAGIPSGPMPPAPPQPPVPQHAPAPSTPETTGHVPLPPGGPVAMPSAPPAAVAPDPTATTLAVLLIGPAGAGKTSVAKYWADRRRVPTAHISLDDVREWVRSGFADPQSGWNDHSEAQYRLARRTCGFAARNFLANGISCILDDAVFPDRPVVGLGGWKRHVGPGLLPVVLLPGLDIVLERNAERSGNRRLTDEEVARIHGRMAGWYGSGLPIIDNSQLDVPGTARVLDDVLARAIASPPNW; this comes from the coding sequence ATGCAGCACGCAGTGGGATCTCCGCTGCCGCCGCCCCCTCAGCCGGGGCAGGGACCGGCGGCCGGCTGGTCGCCGGCCGCACACCACCCGGGTCCGCACCACCCGGGAACCCACCAGGGTCCCGCACCTGTGCCGCCACCGCCACCGGCGCCGGGCTTCACCGGCGCCGGAATCCCGTCCGGGCCGATGCCGCCCGCACCCCCGCAGCCCCCGGTCCCGCAGCACGCTCCCGCCCCGTCGACGCCCGAGACCACCGGCCATGTGCCACTGCCGCCCGGCGGTCCCGTCGCCATGCCCAGCGCGCCGCCGGCAGCGGTCGCGCCCGACCCGACGGCCACGACGCTGGCCGTGCTGCTGATCGGCCCGGCGGGCGCGGGCAAGACGAGCGTGGCCAAGTACTGGGCGGACCGCCGCCGGGTCCCCACCGCCCACATCAGCCTCGACGACGTACGCGAATGGGTCCGCTCGGGCTTCGCCGACCCCCAGTCCGGCTGGAACGACCACTCCGAGGCGCAGTACCGGCTGGCCCGCCGCACCTGCGGCTTCGCCGCCCGGAACTTCCTGGCCAATGGCATCTCGTGCATCCTCGACGACGCGGTCTTCCCGGACCGCCCGGTCGTCGGCCTCGGCGGCTGGAAGCGCCATGTGGGCCCCGGCCTGCTGCCCGTCGTGCTGCTGCCCGGCCTGGACATCGTCCTGGAGCGCAACGCCGAGCGCTCCGGCAATCGCCGCCTCACCGACGAGGAGGTCGCCCGCATCCACGGCCGCATGGCCGGCTGGTACGGCTCGGGCCTCCCGATCATCGACAACTCCCAGCTCGACGTCCCGGGCACGGCACGGGTCCTGGACGACGTCCTGGCCAGGGCGATAGCCAGCCCCCCGAACTGGTAG
- a CDS encoding shikimate dehydrogenase, whose translation MMSRAADARRAAVLGSPIAHSLSPVLHRAAYDALGLTGWSYDRFEVDEAGLPGFLAGLGPEWAGLSLTMPLKRAVIPLLDEISETAASVDAVNTVVFTEDGGRLGDNTDIPGMVAALREHGITQVDSAAILGAGATASSALAALARICTGEVVAYVRSETRAAEMRQWGERLDVEVRTADWDDAAQALRAPLVIATTPAGTTDALAAAVPERPATLFDVLYHPWPTDLAARWSMFGGAVLSGLDLLVHQAVLQVEQMTGRTPAPLDAMRRAGEKALAGR comes from the coding sequence ATGATGTCAAGGGCAGCTGACGCCCGCCGGGCCGCCGTGCTCGGTTCGCCCATCGCCCACTCGCTCTCCCCGGTGCTGCACCGGGCCGCGTACGACGCCTTGGGCCTCACCGGGTGGTCCTACGACCGCTTCGAGGTCGACGAGGCCGGCCTGCCCGGCTTCCTCGCGGGGCTCGGCCCGGAGTGGGCGGGGCTGTCGCTGACCATGCCGCTGAAGCGGGCGGTCATCCCGCTGCTCGACGAGATCAGTGAGACGGCCGCCTCCGTCGACGCGGTCAACACCGTCGTCTTCACCGAGGACGGCGGGCGCCTGGGGGACAACACCGACATCCCGGGCATGGTGGCCGCCCTGCGCGAGCACGGCATCACCCAGGTCGATTCGGCGGCGATCCTCGGCGCGGGCGCCACCGCCTCCTCCGCCCTGGCCGCCCTGGCCCGGATCTGCACCGGCGAGGTCGTCGCCTACGTCCGCAGCGAGACCCGGGCCGCCGAGATGCGGCAGTGGGGCGAGCGGCTCGACGTCGAGGTCCGTACGGCCGACTGGGACGACGCGGCACAGGCCCTGCGCGCCCCCCTCGTGATCGCCACCACCCCCGCCGGCACCACCGACGCGCTCGCCGCTGCCGTACCCGAGCGGCCCGCCACCCTCTTCGACGTGCTCTACCACCCCTGGCCCACCGACCTCGCCGCCCGCTGGTCCATGTTCGGCGGGGCCGTCCTCAGCGGCCTCGACCTGCTGGTGCACCAGGCCGTGCTCCAGGTGGAGCAGATGACCGGGCGTACGCCGGCCCCGCTGGACGCCATGCGCCGGGCCGGCGAGAAGGCCCTCGCCGGCCGCTGA
- the nusB gene encoding transcription antitermination factor NusB: MAARNTARKRAFQILFEGDQRGADVLTVLADWIRLSRTDDRQPPVSEYTMQLVEGYAQHARRIDELIAQYAVGWTLDRMPVVDRNILRLGAYELIWADETPDAVVLDEMVQLAKEFSTDESPSFVNGLLGRLKELKPSLRRDEA, from the coding sequence GTGGCTGCCCGTAACACGGCCCGCAAGCGCGCCTTCCAGATCCTCTTCGAGGGCGATCAGCGCGGGGCCGATGTCCTGACGGTCCTCGCGGACTGGATCCGGCTCTCCAGGACCGACGACCGGCAGCCGCCGGTGAGCGAGTACACGATGCAGCTGGTCGAGGGCTACGCGCAGCACGCGCGGCGCATCGACGAGCTGATCGCCCAGTACGCGGTCGGCTGGACGCTCGACCGGATGCCGGTCGTCGACCGCAACATCCTGCGGCTGGGTGCGTACGAACTGATCTGGGCCGACGAGACCCCGGATGCCGTCGTCCTCGACGAGATGGTGCAGCTGGCGAAGGAGTTCTCCACGGACGAGTCGCCCTCGTTCGTCAACGGCCTGCTCGGGCGGCTGAAGGAGCTCAAGCCCTCGCTGCGCCGGGACGAGGCATAG
- a CDS encoding shikimate kinase, with protein MGVGKSTVGQLLAERLGVGYRDTDEDIVAAEGRAIADIFVEDGESAFRAIEKRAVHTALAEHQGVLALGGGAVLDEDTRALLAGNRVVYLSMDVEEAVKRTGLNVARPLLAVNPRKQWRELMEARRHLYEGVATAVVSTDGRTPEEVTRAALEALELKQA; from the coding sequence ATGGGTGTCGGCAAGTCCACGGTCGGGCAGCTGCTCGCCGAGCGGCTGGGCGTCGGCTACCGGGACACCGACGAGGACATCGTCGCCGCCGAGGGCCGGGCCATCGCCGACATCTTCGTGGAGGACGGCGAGAGCGCCTTCCGCGCCATCGAGAAGCGGGCGGTGCACACCGCGCTCGCCGAGCACCAGGGCGTCCTCGCGCTCGGCGGCGGCGCCGTCCTCGACGAGGACACCCGCGCGCTGCTCGCCGGGAACCGCGTGGTCTACCTCTCGATGGACGTCGAGGAGGCCGTCAAGCGGACCGGTCTGAACGTGGCCCGGCCGCTGCTCGCGGTCAACCCGCGCAAGCAGTGGCGCGAGCTGATGGAGGCGCGGCGGCACCTGTACGAGGGGGTCGCCACGGCGGTCGTGTCCACCGACGGCCGTACGCCCGAAGAGGTCACCCGAGCAGCGCTGGAAGCACTGGAGTTGAAGCAAGCATGA
- a CDS encoding PH-like domain-containing protein → MTPVILLAADLAEKKSAEVTDWAARAGWLVGLALFVALVYWLMREGWKWRGTLQGDIPELPSAPDDLGPARLSMSGRYHGSTTAGQWLDRIVAHGLGTRSRAELTLTDAGLDVVRPGAADFFVPAAALREARLDKGIAGKVLTEGGLLVVTWAHGDRLIDSGFRSDRAAEHHEWVDAINSMIKTHSTEGAER, encoded by the coding sequence GTGACACCTGTAATCCTGCTGGCCGCCGACCTGGCCGAGAAGAAGTCGGCCGAGGTCACCGACTGGGCCGCCCGCGCCGGCTGGCTCGTCGGACTCGCCCTGTTCGTCGCGCTCGTCTACTGGCTGATGCGCGAGGGCTGGAAGTGGCGCGGCACCCTCCAGGGCGACATCCCGGAGCTGCCCAGCGCGCCGGACGACCTCGGCCCGGCCAGACTGAGCATGAGCGGCCGCTACCACGGCTCCACCACCGCCGGGCAGTGGCTGGACCGCATCGTGGCCCACGGCCTCGGCACCCGCAGCCGGGCCGAGCTCACGCTGACGGACGCGGGCCTGGACGTCGTACGACCCGGAGCGGCCGACTTCTTCGTCCCCGCCGCCGCGCTGCGCGAGGCCCGGCTCGACAAGGGCATCGCGGGCAAGGTCCTCACCGAGGGCGGCCTGCTCGTGGTCACCTGGGCCCACGGGGACCGGCTGATCGACTCCGGCTTCCGCTCCGACCGCGCGGCCGAGCACCACGAGTGGGTCGACGCCATCAACTCCATGATCAAGACACACAGCACGGAAGGCGCCGAACGATGA
- the bldD gene encoding transcriptional regulator BldD gives MSSEYAKQLGAKLRAIRTQQGLSLHGVEEKSQGRWKAVVVGSYERGDRAVTVQRLAELADFYGVPVQELLPGTTPGGAAEPPPKLVLDLERLATVPAEKAGPLQRYAATIQSQRGDYNGKVLSIRQDDLRTLAVIYDQSPSVLTEQLISWGVLDADARRAVATHEES, from the coding sequence ATGTCCAGCGAATACGCCAAACAGCTCGGGGCCAAGCTCCGGGCCATCCGCACCCAGCAGGGCCTTTCCCTCCACGGTGTCGAGGAGAAGTCCCAGGGACGCTGGAAGGCGGTCGTGGTCGGTTCGTACGAGCGCGGCGACCGCGCCGTAACCGTGCAGCGCCTTGCGGAGCTGGCCGATTTCTATGGTGTTCCGGTGCAGGAGCTGCTTCCGGGCACCACCCCGGGCGGCGCGGCCGAGCCGCCGCCGAAGCTGGTCCTGGACCTGGAGCGGCTCGCCACGGTCCCGGCCGAGAAGGCCGGCCCCCTGCAGCGGTACGCGGCGACGATCCAGTCCCAGCGCGGTGACTACAACGGCAAGGTGCTGTCGATCCGGCAGGACGACCTGCGCACACTCGCCGTCATCTACGACCAGTCGCCCTCGGTCCTGACCGAGCAGCTGATCAGCTGGGGTGTCCTGGACGCGGACGCGCGCCGCGCCGTGGCCACCCATGAGGAGAGCTGA
- a CDS encoding dihydroorotase, giving the protein MGKILIRGAKVLGGEPQDVLIDGETIAEVGAGLNADGAEVVEAAGKVLLPGLVDLHTHLREPGREDSETVLTGTRAAASGGYTAVFAMANTFPVADTAGVVEQVYRLGQEHGYCDVQPIGAVTVGLEGKKLAELGAMHESAAGVTVFSDDGKCVDDAVIMRRALEYVKAFGGVVAQHAQEPRLTEGAQMNEGVVSAELGLGGWPAVAEESVIARDVLLAEHVGSRVHICHLSTAGSVEIVRWAKSRGIDVTAEVTPHHLLLTDEMVRTYNPVYKVNPPLRTERDVMALREALADGTIDIVATDHAPHPHEDKDCEWAAAAMGMVGLETALSVVQETMVDTGLLDWAGVADRMSVKPARIGRAEGHGRPVSAGEPANLTLVDTAYRGQVDPAGFASRSRNTPYEGRELPGRVTHTWLRGKATLVDGKLT; this is encoded by the coding sequence CTGGGCAAGATCCTGATCCGTGGTGCGAAGGTGCTCGGCGGCGAGCCGCAGGACGTGCTGATCGACGGCGAGACGATCGCCGAGGTCGGCGCCGGACTGAACGCCGACGGCGCCGAGGTGGTCGAGGCCGCCGGTAAGGTGCTGCTGCCGGGCCTGGTCGACCTGCACACCCATCTGCGCGAGCCGGGCCGCGAGGACTCCGAGACCGTACTGACCGGCACGCGCGCCGCCGCCAGCGGTGGTTACACGGCCGTGTTCGCCATGGCCAACACCTTCCCGGTCGCCGACACCGCCGGCGTCGTCGAGCAGGTCTACCGGCTCGGCCAGGAGCACGGCTACTGCGACGTCCAGCCCATCGGCGCCGTCACCGTCGGCCTGGAGGGCAAGAAGCTCGCCGAGCTGGGCGCGATGCACGAGTCGGCGGCGGGCGTGACCGTCTTCTCCGACGACGGCAAGTGCGTCGACGACGCCGTGATCATGCGCCGCGCACTGGAGTACGTGAAGGCCTTCGGCGGCGTCGTCGCCCAGCACGCGCAGGAGCCGCGCCTCACCGAGGGCGCCCAGATGAACGAGGGCGTCGTCTCCGCCGAGCTCGGCCTGGGCGGCTGGCCGGCCGTCGCCGAGGAGTCGGTCATCGCCCGCGACGTCCTGCTCGCCGAGCACGTCGGCTCCCGCGTCCACATCTGCCATCTGTCGACCGCCGGGTCCGTCGAGATCGTCCGCTGGGCCAAGTCCCGCGGCATCGACGTCACCGCCGAGGTGACCCCGCACCACCTCCTGCTGACGGATGAGATGGTGCGCACCTACAACCCGGTGTACAAGGTCAACCCGCCGCTGCGCACCGAGCGCGACGTCATGGCCCTGCGCGAGGCGCTCGCCGACGGCACGATCGACATCGTCGCCACCGACCATGCCCCGCACCCGCACGAGGACAAGGACTGCGAGTGGGCCGCGGCCGCCATGGGCATGGTGGGCCTGGAGACCGCGCTGTCGGTGGTCCAGGAGACCATGGTCGACACGGGCCTGCTGGACTGGGCCGGCGTCGCCGACCGCATGTCCGTCAAGCCCGCGCGGATCGGACGGGCCGAGGGACACGGCCGTCCCGTCTCGGCAGGCGAGCCGGCCAACCTCACGCTCGTCGATACCGCATACCGTGGCCAGGTGGACCCCGCGGGCTTCGCCTCGCGCAGCCGCAACACCCCGTACGAGGGACGTGAGCTGCCGGGCCGTGTCACCCACACGTGGCTGCGGGGCAAGGCGACGCTCGTCGACGGGAAGCTCACGTGA
- a CDS encoding aspartate carbamoyltransferase catalytic subunit, whose amino-acid sequence MQRHLISAADLTRDDAVLILDTAEEMARVADRPIKKLPTLRGRTIVNLFFEDSTRTRISFEAAEKRLSADVINFSAKGSSVSKGESLKDTAQTLEAMGVDAVVIRHGASGAPYRLANSGWIDAAVINAGDGTHQHPTQALLDAFTMRRRLIGRDAGLGQDLAGKRITIVGDVLHSRVARSNVDLLHTLGAEVTLVAPPTLVPVGVGNWPCEVSYDLDSTLPKSDAVMMLRVQRERMNAAFFPTEREYSRRYGLDGDRMAKMPEHAIVMHPGPMVRGMEITAEVADSERCTVVEQVANGVSIRMAVLYLLLGGNEPAVTHARTLEEK is encoded by the coding sequence ATGCAGCGTCATCTCATCTCGGCCGCCGATCTCACCCGCGACGACGCCGTCCTGATCCTCGACACCGCCGAGGAGATGGCCCGGGTCGCCGACCGGCCGATCAAAAAGCTGCCGACCCTGCGCGGCCGCACGATCGTCAACCTCTTCTTCGAGGACTCCACGCGGACCCGGATCTCCTTCGAGGCCGCGGAGAAGCGCCTGTCCGCGGACGTCATCAACTTCTCCGCCAAGGGGTCGAGCGTCTCCAAGGGCGAGTCTCTGAAGGACACCGCCCAGACCCTGGAGGCGATGGGCGTCGACGCCGTCGTCATCCGGCACGGCGCCTCCGGAGCCCCCTACCGCCTGGCCAACTCCGGCTGGATCGACGCGGCGGTCATCAACGCCGGTGACGGCACCCACCAGCACCCCACCCAGGCCCTGCTCGACGCCTTCACCATGCGCCGCCGGCTGATCGGCCGGGACGCCGGGCTCGGCCAGGACCTGGCCGGCAAGCGCATCACCATCGTCGGGGACGTGCTGCACAGCCGCGTCGCCCGCTCCAACGTCGACCTGCTGCACACCCTCGGCGCCGAGGTCACCCTGGTCGCCCCGCCCACCCTGGTGCCGGTCGGCGTCGGGAACTGGCCCTGCGAGGTGTCGTACGACCTCGACAGCACCCTGCCGAAGTCCGACGCCGTGATGATGCTCCGCGTGCAGCGCGAGCGCATGAACGCCGCCTTCTTCCCGACCGAGCGCGAGTACTCACGGCGCTACGGCCTCGACGGAGACCGCATGGCCAAGATGCCCGAGCACGCCATCGTGATGCACCCCGGCCCCATGGTCCGCGGCATGGAGATCACCGCCGAGGTCGCCGACTCCGAGCGCTGCACCGTCGTCGAGCAGGTGGCGAACGGAGTCTCCATCCGGATGGCCGTTCTGTATCTGCTGCTGGGCGGCAACGAACCCGCCGTCACCCACGCCCGCACCCTCGAGGAGAAGTAA
- the aroB gene encoding 3-dehydroquinate synthase, whose product MSEAVTRIQVGGTAGSEPYEVLVGRQLLGELAGLIGERVKRVAVIHPEALAETGDALRADLAGQGYEAVAIQVPNAEEAKTAEVAAYCWKALGQSGFTRSDVIVGVGGGATTDLAGFVAATWLRGVRWIAVPTTVLAMVDAAVGGKTGINTAEGKNLVGAFHPPAGVLCDLAALESLPVNDYVSGLAEIIKAGFIADPMILELIESDPEAARTPAGPHTAELIERSIRVKAEVVSCDLKESGLREILNYGHTLAHAIEKNERYQWRHGAAVAVGMHFAAELGRLAGRLDDATADRHRAVLESVGLPLHYRHDQWPKLLETMKVDKKSRGDLLRFIVLDGLAKPTVLEGPDPAVLLAAYGEVGQ is encoded by the coding sequence ATGAGCGAGGCAGTGACGCGGATCCAGGTCGGCGGCACGGCGGGCAGCGAGCCGTACGAGGTCCTGGTGGGCCGTCAACTCCTGGGTGAGCTGGCCGGGTTGATCGGTGAGCGGGTCAAGCGGGTCGCCGTGATTCACCCCGAGGCCCTCGCGGAGACGGGCGACGCCCTGCGGGCCGACCTGGCCGGACAGGGCTACGAGGCCGTCGCCATCCAGGTGCCCAACGCCGAGGAGGCCAAGACCGCCGAGGTCGCCGCCTACTGCTGGAAGGCGCTCGGCCAGTCGGGGTTCACCCGCAGCGACGTCATCGTCGGCGTCGGCGGCGGCGCGACCACCGACCTCGCCGGATTCGTGGCGGCGACCTGGCTGCGCGGCGTCCGCTGGATCGCGGTCCCGACGACCGTGCTGGCCATGGTCGACGCGGCCGTCGGCGGCAAGACCGGCATCAACACGGCCGAGGGCAAGAACCTCGTCGGCGCCTTCCACCCGCCCGCGGGCGTGCTGTGCGACCTGGCCGCGCTGGAATCGCTGCCCGTCAACGACTACGTCTCCGGGCTCGCCGAGATCATCAAGGCCGGTTTCATCGCCGACCCGATGATCCTGGAGCTCATCGAGTCCGACCCCGAGGCGGCGCGCACCCCGGCGGGCCCGCACACGGCCGAGCTGATCGAGCGGTCGATCCGGGTCAAGGCGGAGGTCGTCTCCTGTGACCTGAAGGAGTCGGGCCTGCGCGAGATCCTCAACTACGGTCACACGCTCGCCCACGCGATCGAGAAGAACGAGCGCTACCAGTGGCGGCACGGCGCCGCGGTCGCGGTCGGTATGCACTTCGCCGCCGAACTCGGCCGCCTGGCGGGCCGGTTGGACGACGCGACGGCGGACCGCCACCGCGCGGTCCTGGAGTCCGTCGGGCTGCCGCTGCACTACCGCCACGACCAGTGGCCCAAGCTGCTGGAGACGATGAAGGTCGACAAGAAGTCCCGTGGCGACCTGCTGCGCTTCATCGTTCTCGACGGTCTCGCCAAGCCGACCGTCCTGGAGGGTCCCGACCCGGCCGTTCTTCTCGCCGCGTACGGAGAAGTGGGCCAGTAA